CCGGTGCCGCACCGTTACACCAATGCCGGCGTGCGCCCCCAGCCCTGGATCGGCAAGAGCTTCGCGCTCGCCCCGCAAGGCTTTGCAGACGGCATGGACGACGACGCCGGAACGATGTCCGCCTGGTACATCTGGTCCACCCTCGGCCTGTTCCCGCTGACCCCCGGCGAGCCGCGATACGTCGTGACCACACCGCTTGTCGCGCGCGCGACGATCCGGGCTCGGCGCGGGGGCTCACCGATCCTGATCACGCGCTCTGCGCAAGGCGGCTTTGTCCTGAACGGGAAACCGATCCTTGAGAGGCAGGTCACGCAGCGGGCGCTGACCGAGCGATAACGCTGCGTTGCCGAAGCGCATCATGCGCAGAGCGTGACGGCCACCCGCGAGCCTTCTATGCGGAAGATATGCCGCCGTTGCTCGAGACCTTTCTGCCGTGGCTGGATATCGCCGGCCTGTCGGTGTTCGCGGCGTCCGGCGCGCTTGCCGCCGCCCGCAAGCGCCTGGACTTCGTCGGTGCCGCCTTCTTCGCGCTGATCACCGCCACCGGCGGCGGCACCCTGCGCGATGTCCTGATCGACGCGCCCGTTTTCTGGATGCAGGATTCCACCCCCGTCATCCTGTGCCTGGCGGTCGCGCTCTGCGCCTGGGCAATCCCGCTGCGCTGGTGGCCGGAACGTGCGCTCGAGTGGTTCGACGCGGTCGGCCTGGCGGCTTACGCCGTCTACGGCGCGGCCAAGGCGCTGCACTATGGGATGGCACCGATCTCCGCCGCAACCGCCGGCATCGTCACCGCATGCATCGGCGGTGTGATCCGGGACATCACCGCGGGCGTCCCGTCGATCCTGATGCGGCACGAGCTCTATGTCACGGCCGCCCTCGTCGCTGCGGGACTGTTCACCGCACTGACCGTTGCCGGGCTGGCGGCGCCGCTGCCCGCTCTGGCCGGAGCGATCACAGGCTTCATCGTGCGCGCCGCCGCGATCAAGTGGCGCCTGTCGCTGCCCCCGCACCAGGGGCACTGACGAGAGCCGCGCGCGGCTCCGATCCTTGCCCGTTTGTGACAAAGTGTTTCCGCCGCTTCCTCAGCGTTGCGGAGCCGGCGGTGCTTGGCCAAGCGCGGCGCATCGACTGGTCTCCATCGACCACAGATCCGTAACAGGAGATGTTCATGAGCTTCATTCTGGCCCTCACCCTGAGCGCTATGGCCGATGTGCCTGCGATTCCAGTCACCGAGCATCGCACGCGCCTGGACCATTCCGGCCGCAGCCTCGAAATCCACTATCGAGGCCAGGTTTCGCTGGTGACCCGGCAGATCGGCTCGGTCACCAAGGCCGGCACGCCGTCAACCCTTCGCTGCCTTTGGCGGGCGGACATCGACCTCAGGCGCGAGGCGCAATCTGGCGCGGGCGTTCGTCTTGCCCGCGGCATCGATCGGGAAGGCGTGCTGGAAGGCAGCCGATCCGGATGGTGCGACGCCCATCGGACCTCGATCGCACGGGAGGTGGCCGGGCGCGCCGACCAGATCCAGGCGCAGGTGCGTGCCCTGGCGCAGGAGGATCATGACATGCTGAAATCGGAGTTCGAACGCACGACCGGCAATCGCGACGGCTGATCGTGCCGCCGGCGCCCCGCTAGTCTGGGGCGTCTCTCGGTCCGATCCGGAAGAGGAAGTCTTCGAAGCTGTCAGCGAGCACAAGGATCTTGCGGCCCGCCATGGCTTCGAAATCAAAGCTGACCACCCCCGGCGACTCGCCCCTGCGATAGTCCAGGCAGACGAGGCCGGCATGATAGGTGGTGGCGATCGGGATCAGTTTGGGGCCGAGCTCGTCTTCGGTCTGCTCCCAGATGTCCGCCGCCCATCGGCGCGGCTGGCGTGGGTCGAAGTGCAGGACGGTGGCAAGCCCGATCGGCTCGCCGCCCATCTTGCCGCGAACGAAGTTCCGGCCCGATGGAAAGCGCTTGCCGCCGTTCGCCGCGGCATATTCGGCGTAGCCCGGTGGGGCGGCGACGCCGCGCGCGGCCAAGTCTCGGACGATCGTGCCTGGCGGCACCGGTGCCGGCGCAGGCCCGTCCGCTGCGTCCCACGGGAGCATGTCCATGCCCGAGGCTAGGATGCGCATGGGCGGAGGGCAAGCGCCGCGCGGCTCGGCAGCATCTTCCACTCACCGGAGCCGATGCACAGCCGAACAGAATCATATTGTTACGACGCCGACCCTCGGCTTGTGTCGCGAGATCGTTAACCATGAGGAGAATGCGATGTCGGCGTCCGTGAAGAAACTTGCCCCTGCGATGATGGTTCTGGTCGGTGCCGTTGGGCTCGGTGGCTGCGCCACCAAGGGGTTCGTGCGCGAACAGGTCGCGACCGTGAACCAGCGCGTCGATGGGCTCGAGTCACGGCTTCAGGAGACCGACGGCACCGCGAAGGCGGCTTTGGCCGAGGCGCGGGCCGCCTCCGGCCAGGCGCAGAATAACGGCCAACGTCTCGAGCAGCTCAATGCCCGCGTCGACGGCATCGAGCAGCGCATGATCGAGGCGCAGCGGAAGCGGCCGCGCAACTGAGCCGGCACCGCAGCACAGTTCGATTTTCTGCATTGGCCGTCGCACTGATTGGCGACGGCCAATTTTTGAGCGCCTAACGAGATGATTCACCATCTTCCGGCTCTTGCCGGGATTATCCTGTCCCTGTCCCTGTTCGTGTCCTCGGCCGCAGTCGGAGCGGCGCGTCCATCGCGCCCTGCACCGGCGCGCCACGCCGCCGAAGCTGCCCAGACGATCGTGCGTCCTTCCATGGCTACGACCCGGGTTGCCGACTGGATCGCTACCTCGCGGGACAACAGAGCGTTGCCCTATGCGATCATTGACAAGCAGGCGGCCTCGCTGCTTCTGTTCGATGCCAAGGGCAAGTCGCTCGGCGCAGTTCCGGTGCTGGTCGGAGTCGCCACCGGCGACGAGGCGACACCCGGCATCGGCAGCAAGAGCCTTGCCGAGATCGGCCCTGCGGAAAAGACCACGCCGGCCGGCCGATTCCTTGCCAAGTTCGGAGTCGCGGCCGGGCGCCAGAAGGTGCTGTGGGTCGATTACGCCACGTCGGTTGCCCTCCACCCGATTCCCCCCGACACCAAGAAGAAGGAGCGGCGGCGGGAGCGCATGCTGTCGCCCGCGCCCGACGACAATCGCATCACCTTCGGCTGCATCAACGTGCCGAACGCCTTCTACAGCAAGACGCTTCGGCCCTTGTTCCTGAAGAAGGGCGGCTACGTCTATGTGCTTCCCGATACGAAGCCGCTCGAGACGGTGTTTCCCCGCCTACAGGTCCACGATGTCCTGAATGGCAGCGTCTCCTAGGGATTCGCCGCACCTTTGCACTTGCGCGTCGCCCGGCGTTCCTTTGGGCGAGCGTGGTAACTGCCCGAAATCCCCGCAACCGCATTTCACACGCGCACTCCAACGCTCGCTCCCACGCTGCCCGTGCACAAAGCCGGCGGAAGAAGGAGCGCAGATCATGTCGTCGAAATCCCTTGTCGCAGCCGCCGCAGGTGCGGCAACGCTGGCGGCGTGCACGTCGCCGAGTGCATCGGATCGCCCCCAAGCATTGCTGGCCGAAGAGGTGGCGCGTCTCGCCGCCGACACGGCCGAGGCCAATGCGGCGCTGATGCGGGGCGACGTCGATCGTCATCGCGCGATCGTCGCGCTGTCAGACGACTTCACCTTGATGTCGCCGTTCGGCGGCAGCCCAAGCCGCGGGCGAGACCTCACCCGGGAGGATTGGGATCGCATCGGCCGCTTCTTCCGGAATGGCACCTTCGAACAGGAACTCGTCGAAAGCTACGCAACCGATGGCATGATCGTGCTCGTGCTGATCGAGCGCACCCACGTCCAGGTCGGCGGCCTTCCCGCGCAACCCTGGGCATTGCGGGTGACGCTCGTCTATACCCGTGCCGGAGACCGATGGCAGCTTGCCCATCGCCATGCCGATCCACTTGCAAACGGCCTCGACTTGGCCGCCGCTGCCAGTCTTGCCCGCGGGACGGCCGAATGAAGGGGGCGACCAACCTCCGGCTCCCGGCGCCTTGACTCGCAAGTCTACATAGGTTGTGTGAGGTCATGCCTCGCAACCGCCGGCCATCCAAGCAGATGCTCGCCCTTCTGGAGGCGCTGGCGGCGCAGTCGCAGCAATGGCGGCATGGCTATGATCTGATGAAGGAAACCGGCCTGCTTTCGGGGACCCTCTATCCGCTGCTGATGCGGATGACGGACCAGGGACTGGTCGAAGCGGAATGGCGCGCGCCGGCCCAGCCGGGCCGCCCCGCCCGCCACGCCTATCGGCTCACCGCGGCCGGGATCGCCTTTGCGCAGGCGGTTGCAGAGCCGGACGGGGCTCTTCC
The nucleotide sequence above comes from Sphingosinicella sp. BN140058. Encoded proteins:
- a CDS encoding trimeric intracellular cation channel family protein, with product MPPLLETFLPWLDIAGLSVFAASGALAAARKRLDFVGAAFFALITATGGGTLRDVLIDAPVFWMQDSTPVILCLAVALCAWAIPLRWWPERALEWFDAVGLAAYAVYGAAKALHYGMAPISAATAGIVTACIGGVIRDITAGVPSILMRHELYVTAALVAAGLFTALTVAGLAAPLPALAGAITGFIVRAAAIKWRLSLPPHQGH
- a CDS encoding SMI1/KNR4 family protein — its product is MRILASGMDMLPWDAADGPAPAPVPPGTIVRDLAARGVAAPPGYAEYAAANGGKRFPSGRNFVRGKMGGEPIGLATVLHFDPRQPRRWAADIWEQTEDELGPKLIPIATTYHAGLVCLDYRRGESPGVVSFDFEAMAGRKILVLADSFEDFLFRIGPRDAPD
- a CDS encoding nuclear transport factor 2 family protein, which produces MSSKSLVAAAAGAATLAACTSPSASDRPQALLAEEVARLAADTAEANAALMRGDVDRHRAIVALSDDFTLMSPFGGSPSRGRDLTREDWDRIGRFFRNGTFEQELVESYATDGMIVLVLIERTHVQVGGLPAQPWALRVTLVYTRAGDRWQLAHRHADPLANGLDLAAAASLARGTAE
- a CDS encoding PadR family transcriptional regulator encodes the protein MPRNRRPSKQMLALLEALAAQSQQWRHGYDLMKETGLLSGTLYPLLMRMTDQGLVEAEWRAPAQPGRPARHAYRLTAAGIAFAQAVAEPDGALPFKSALA